CTATAAATTTCAAATCTACATATCCATATTTAACAAGTTGACCAGCTAAAAGTTCAATAACTTTTTCTTTATTATCTATGTCAATATTAGTGTATATAAATCTTTCATCAAATAAGTTATTTATTTTTGAAATACTATTAATGTCTCTCCTAAACCTTTTTGTATTTTCTATGTTTTTAATATACTTTTTTATTCTCTCTATATCTTTTTGCCCTACTATCGGGTTAATATTTATAACTGGTTTTCTACTATAATTAATAGGTATGGTTGAAATTACCATATCGAAATCATTTTGCTTCATCTTTAGAATATCGCGAGAAGAAATTACATTTACTATTTCTAAATCAGGTATCGTCTTTTCTAATCTTGCTGCAACAAGCTGTGCAGTCCCAATCCCACTATTACAAACAATTATTGCCCTTGTTTTTCTATTTAACCTCTCTAAAGCAGCCCCTATATGAATGGCAATATATGCTATTTCTTCTTCATTTACTTTTACACCTAAATATTTTTCAAACAAAACACTAGTAGCCCATGTAGCACCAAATACACTTGGATAGTTATTTTTTATCTCAGTTAATAAAGGATTTCTTAAACTTAACCCATATTTCAATCTGTTTATTGTAGGCCTTAAGTGCAAGGCTAGTCCTACTAGTAATTTTTTATCTGAATTAAAATCAACAGATAATATATTTCCTATCAAAGTAATTATTTCTTTTGCTAAATTTATTATTAAAGGATCTATATTCTCTATAATATTGTCTGCATCATAATCTTTATATTTTCGTTGAACTTTACAACCTAAAATATGTAAAGCTATATATCCTACTTCACACTCAGGTATTTTAATTCCGAATTCTTCCTCTATTCTACTTGATATCCATTTTGCAATCCCAAACTCTTTCTTTTGCTTTATAATAGATAATTGCTTAGAATCCATCTTAATATCTTTATTTTGCTTTAATCTTTCAATACTAATTGCAATATGACCTATTAGCCCTTCATATGCTATATCAGCTAACTGGAACTCCATT
The window above is part of the Caloranaerobacter sp. TR13 genome. Proteins encoded here:
- a CDS encoding BglG family transcription antiterminator, translating into MDYFPNERSWEIINILLNSDEPITVNKLAEQLNVSNRTIRNDLKELEDYFCLNNYDAMIIKKPRIGVWIEVNEERKHFLKKAISKSKLYIQPYTSEERKFYIIKRLLQSKKLVTMQILADELYVSKGTIFNDLKEVEKWLKKFNLKLKKRQNYGIEIIGDENDWRKAASDLIVILKNNDRLKNIMLNAKEAYPNSRLDFENFIQLKELFPDIDVNKIEKILIEAQEKMEFQLADIAYEGLIGHIAISIERLKQNKDIKMDSKQLSIIKQKKEFGIAKWISSRIEEEFGIKIPECEVGYIALHILGCKVQRKYKDYDADNIIENIDPLIINLAKEIITLIGNILSVDFNSDKKLLVGLALHLRPTINRLKYGLSLRNPLLTEIKNNYPSVFGATWATSVLFEKYLGVKVNEEEIAYIAIHIGAALERLNRKTRAIIVCNSGIGTAQLVAARLEKTIPDLEIVNVISSRDILKMKQNDFDMVISTIPINYSRKPVININPIVGQKDIERIKKYIKNIENTKRFRRDINSISKINNLFDERFIYTNIDIDNKEKVIELLAGQLVKYGYVDLKFIDSALEREKITSTAVGKGVAIPHGVQEYVQEPTIAVMTLKKPIDWGDDKVDIVFLLALKFSTDNSTRSFFRRFYSLLDKEEILNEIRNSSTSKEILTILTRKDDDDE